A region from the Lolium perenne isolate Kyuss_39 chromosome 4, Kyuss_2.0, whole genome shotgun sequence genome encodes:
- the LOC127291917 gene encoding acyl-CoA-binding domain-containing protein 6, with protein MASPGSIAYPDRFYAAAAYAGFGAASPSAAVSRFQNDVALLLYGLHQQATAGPCNVPKPRAWSPVEQSKWTSWHGLGNMPSTEAMRLFVKILEEEDPGWYSRVPEFNPQPVVDIEMHKPKEETNTVPASANGTSSIPEPKTISENGSSMETQDKVVILEGLSTVSAHEEWTALSVSGQRPKPRYEHGATILQDKMYIFGGNHNGRYLSDLQVLDLKSLTWSKIDAKLQEGMSDSAKTAQVSPCAGHSLISCGNKFFSVAGHTKDPSDSITVKEFDPHTCTWSIVRTYGKPPVSRGGQSVTLVGRTLVVFGGEDAKRGLLNDLHILDLETMTWDDVDAIGTPPAPRSDHAAACHAGRYLLIFGGGSHATCFNDLHVLDLETMEWSRPKQQGLIPSPRAGHAGATVGENWYIVGGGNNKSGVSETLVLNMSTLAWSVVSTVEGRVPLASEGMTLLYSNYSGEDYLISFGGYNGRYSNEVYAFKLSVKLDLQSSTKDQPISDSTSRVLEPEVEISQDGKIREIAVDNADSKNRSDEANEQLLAALKAEKEELEATLNREGLQTVQLKEEITEAEARNTELTKELQAVRGQLAAEQSRCFKLEVDVAELRQKLQSLDALEREVELLRRQKAASEQAALDAKQKQGSGGVWGWLVGTPPDDSDS; from the exons ATGGCGAGCCCCGGCAGCATCGCCTACCCGGACCGCTTCTACGCCGCCGCGGCCTACGCCGGCTTCGGCGCCGCCTCCCCCTCCGCGGCCGTCTCCCGCTTCCAGAACGACGTCGCCCTCCTCCTCTACGGCCTCCACCAGCAG GCCACGGCGGGGCCCTGCAACGTGCCCAAGCCCAGGGCGTGGAGCCCCGTGGAGCAGAGCAAATGGACCAG CTGGCATGGGCTCGGAAACATGCCGTCCACGGAGGCAATGCGTCTCTTTGTCAAAATATTGGAG GAGGAAGATCCTGGATGGTACTCGAGGGTCCCTGAGTTCAACCCTCAGCCTGTTGTAGACATTGAAATGCAT AAACCGAAGGAAGAGACAAACACTGTACCAGCTTCGGCAAATGGAACATCATCAATTCCAGAGCCAAAAACCATTTCTGAAAACGGAAGTTCGATGGAGACACAGGACAAAGTTGTTATTCTGGAAGGTCTTAGTACCGTCAGTGCTCACGAAGAATGGACAGCATTATCTGTTAGCGGCCAGCGTCCGAAACCCCGTTATGAG CATGGAGCAACTATACTGCAAGACAAAATGTATATATTTGGTGGAAACCACAATGGGCGTTATCTTAGTGACCTTCAG GTTTTGGATCTGAAGAGTTTGACTTGGTCCAAGATTGATGCCAAATTGCAAGAAGGAATGTCCGATTCAGCTAAAACAGCACAAGTCTCTCCATGTGCTGGCCATTCTTTG ATATCATGCGGTAACAAATTCTTCTCTGTTGCTGGGCATACAAAAGATCCATCTGACAGCATTACAG TGAAGGAATTTGATCCACATACTTGTACCTGGTCAATTGTTAGGACTTACGGAAAACCACCG GTTTCTCGTGGAGGTCAGTCAGTGACTCTTGTTGGAAGGACTCTAGTCGTGTTTGGTGGCGAAGATGCAAAACGAGGTCTTCTGAATGATTTGCACATTCTTGATCTTGAAACCATGACATGGGATGATGTTGATGCAAT AGGCACCCCTCCTGCTCCTAGATCAGATCATGCTGCTGCTTGCCATGCTGGCCGCTATCTTTTAATTTTTGGTGGGGGATCTCATGCGACATGTTTTAATGACTTACATGTCCTTGATTTGGAAACA ATGGAATGGTCAAGACCCAAGCAGCAGGGTCTGATTCCAAGCCCACGAGCAGGCCATGCAGGGGCAACTGTTGGGGAGAATTGGTACATTGTTGGTGGTGGCAATAACAAAAGCG GTGTCTCTGAAACACTTGTGCTTAACATGTCAACTCTGGCATGGTCAGTTGTTAGCACCGTAGAAGGACGTGTTCCTCTTGCCAGTGAG GGCATGACATTATTGTACAGCAATTATAGTGGAGAAGATTATCTCATTTCTTTTGGAGGATACAACGGACGGTACAGCAATGAG GTGTATGCTTTTAAACTTAGCGTAAAGTTAGATTTGCAGTCAAGCACTAAAGACCAGCCCATCTCAGATAGTACATCTAGGGTTCTGGAACCTGAGGTTGAAATTTCTCAAGATGGGAAGATCCGGGAGATTGCCGTGGATAATGCTGATTCG AAAAACAGAAGCGATGAAGCAAACGAACAACTTCTGGCAGCTCTTAAAGCTGAGAAAGAGGAACTAGAAGCAACACTTAACAGGGAAGGACTGCAAACTGTACAGCTTAAAGAAGAGATAACTGAAGCAGAGGCCAGAAATACCGAGCTGACAAAG GAACTTCAAGCAGTCCGTGGCCAACTTGCTGCTGAGCAGTCAAGATGCTTCAAACTTGAG GTGGATGTTGCGGAGCTACGACAAAAGCTCCAGAGCCTGGATGCATTGGAAAGGGAGGTGGAGCTGCTTCGAAGGCAGAAAGCCGCCTCTGAGCAGGCAGCATTGGACGCGAAGCAGAAGCAGGGCTCCGGAGGCGTGTGGGGCTGGCTTGTCGGAACCCCACCTGATGATTCCGACTCGTGA